The proteins below are encoded in one region of Pseudomonas ekonensis:
- the dnaE gene encoding DNA polymerase III subunit alpha, giving the protein MPASFVHLRLHTEYSLVDGLVRIKPLVKALTGMNMPAVAVTDQNNMCSLVKFYKAAMGAGIKPICGADLWLSNKDPDGPLSRISLLAMDALGYRNLTELISRGFIDGQRNGMIIIERQWVVEASAGLIMLSAAKEGEIGMALIAGNPAEAEALTREWMAVFPDRFYLEIQRTNRVNDEEQLHGAVALADKLGAPLVATNDVRFIKPEDFEAHETRVCIGEGRALDDPRRSKNYSDQQYLKSAEEMAELFSDLPDALENTVEIAKRCNIDVKLGKHFLPDYPIPDGMTIDEYFRKVSFDGLEERLSVLLPKDTTEDYDAKRQVYVDRLNFELDIIIQMGFPGYFLIVMDFIQWAKNNGVPVGPGRGSGAGSLVAYVQKITDLDPLEYDLLFERFLNPERVSMPDFDVDFCMDGRDRVIDYVADKYGRNAVSQIITFGSMAAKAVVRDVARAQGKSFGLADRLSKMIPFEVGMTLEKAYEQEEILRDFLKVDEEAQEIWDMALKLEGVTRGTGKHAGGVVIAPTKLTDFSPIACDEEGGGLVTQFDKDDVEAAGLVKFDFLGLRTLTIIDWALKTINRDRAKTNEAPLDIAFIPLDDKPTYSLLQKAETTAVFQLESRGMKELIKKLKPDCLEDLIALVALFRPGPLQSGMVDDFINRKHGRAELAYPHPDYQYEGLQPVLAPTYGIILYQEQVMQIAQVMAGYTLGGADMLRRAMGKKKPEEMAKQRGGFIEGCASNNIDADLAGNIFDLVEKFAGYGFNKSHSAAYGLVSYQTAWLKAHYPAPFMAAVLSADMHNTDKVVTLIEEVRTMKLRLDAPDVNTSEFKFTVNDDGRIVYGLGAIKGVGEGPVEAITEARQDGPFKDLFDFCARVDLKRINKRTLDGLIRSGALDRLGPYFHDEQKAYQANIDRNRAVLLASMEEAIKAAEQTARTHDSGHADLFGGLFVEEDADVYASHRKARELTLKERLKGEKDTLGLYLTGHPIDEYESEIRRFARQRIIDLKPARDTQTIAGMIIALRVMKNKKGDKMGFITLDDRSGRIEASLFADAFHSAQSLLQTDAMVVVEGEVSNDDFSGGLRLRVKRVMSMEEARTSLAESLRLKLQTQDLKGDQLRWLGELLKRHRGACPITMEYTSPDAKTLLQFGESWRIDPADALIQALRDQFGRDNVFLQYR; this is encoded by the coding sequence ATGCCGGCTTCATTCGTTCATCTACGCCTGCACACTGAATACTCCCTGGTCGACGGGCTGGTGCGGATCAAGCCGCTGGTCAAGGCCCTCACCGGCATGAACATGCCGGCCGTTGCGGTCACCGACCAGAACAACATGTGTTCCCTGGTCAAGTTCTACAAGGCCGCCATGGGCGCCGGGATCAAGCCGATCTGCGGGGCCGACCTGTGGCTGTCGAACAAGGATCCGGACGGCCCCCTGAGCCGGATCAGCCTGCTGGCGATGGACGCCCTGGGCTACCGCAACCTCACCGAGCTGATTTCCCGCGGGTTCATCGACGGCCAGCGCAACGGGATGATCATCATCGAGCGCCAGTGGGTGGTCGAGGCCAGCGCCGGCCTGATCATGCTGTCGGCGGCGAAGGAGGGCGAGATCGGCATGGCCCTGATCGCCGGCAACCCGGCCGAGGCCGAAGCGCTGACCCGCGAATGGATGGCGGTGTTTCCCGACCGCTTCTACCTGGAGATCCAGCGCACCAACCGCGTCAACGACGAAGAGCAACTGCACGGCGCCGTGGCCCTGGCCGACAAGCTCGGCGCGCCGCTGGTGGCGACCAACGATGTGCGCTTCATCAAGCCGGAAGACTTCGAGGCCCACGAGACCCGCGTCTGCATCGGTGAGGGCCGTGCCCTCGACGATCCGCGCCGTTCCAAGAACTACAGCGATCAGCAGTACCTCAAAAGCGCCGAGGAAATGGCCGAGCTGTTCAGCGACCTGCCCGACGCGCTGGAAAACACCGTCGAGATCGCCAAGCGCTGCAACATCGACGTGAAGCTGGGCAAGCACTTCCTGCCCGACTATCCGATCCCCGACGGCATGACCATTGACGAGTACTTTCGCAAGGTCTCGTTCGACGGGCTGGAGGAGCGCCTGTCGGTGCTGCTGCCCAAGGACACCACCGAAGACTACGACGCCAAGCGTCAGGTGTATGTCGACCGGCTGAATTTCGAGCTGGACATCATCATCCAGATGGGATTCCCCGGTTACTTCCTGATCGTTATGGACTTCATCCAGTGGGCCAAGAACAACGGCGTGCCGGTCGGCCCCGGGCGGGGGTCGGGCGCCGGTTCGCTGGTGGCCTACGTGCAGAAGATCACCGACCTCGACCCGCTGGAATACGACCTGCTGTTCGAACGCTTCCTCAACCCGGAACGGGTTTCCATGCCCGACTTCGACGTCGACTTCTGCATGGACGGCCGTGACCGGGTGATCGACTACGTGGCCGACAAGTACGGCCGCAACGCGGTGAGCCAGATCATCACCTTCGGCTCCATGGCCGCCAAGGCGGTGGTGCGCGACGTGGCCCGGGCCCAGGGCAAGTCGTTCGGCCTGGCGGACCGTCTGTCGAAGATGATTCCGTTCGAGGTCGGCATGACCCTCGAAAAGGCCTACGAGCAGGAAGAGATCCTGCGCGACTTCCTCAAGGTCGACGAAGAGGCCCAGGAAATCTGGGACATGGCCCTCAAGCTCGAAGGCGTGACCCGCGGCACGGGCAAGCACGCCGGCGGCGTGGTGATCGCGCCCACCAAGCTGACCGACTTCTCGCCGATCGCCTGCGATGAAGAGGGCGGCGGCCTGGTCACCCAGTTCGACAAGGACGACGTGGAGGCCGCCGGTCTGGTGAAGTTCGACTTCCTCGGCCTGCGTACCCTGACGATCATCGACTGGGCGCTCAAGACCATCAACCGCGACCGCGCCAAGACCAACGAGGCGCCGCTGGACATCGCGTTCATCCCGCTCGACGACAAGCCGACCTACAGCCTGCTGCAGAAGGCCGAAACCACGGCGGTGTTCCAGCTCGAATCCCGCGGCATGAAGGAGCTGATCAAGAAGCTCAAGCCCGACTGCCTCGAAGACCTCATCGCACTGGTGGCCCTGTTCCGTCCGGGCCCTCTGCAATCGGGCATGGTGGACGACTTCATCAACCGCAAGCACGGCCGCGCCGAGCTGGCGTACCCGCATCCGGACTACCAGTACGAAGGCCTGCAGCCGGTGCTGGCGCCGACCTACGGCATCATCCTGTACCAGGAACAGGTGATGCAGATCGCCCAGGTCATGGCCGGCTACACCCTCGGCGGTGCGGACATGCTGCGCCGGGCGATGGGTAAGAAGAAACCCGAGGAGATGGCCAAGCAGCGCGGCGGCTTCATCGAAGGTTGCGCGTCCAACAACATCGATGCGGACCTGGCGGGCAACATCTTCGACCTGGTGGAGAAGTTCGCCGGTTACGGCTTCAACAAATCCCACTCCGCCGCCTACGGCCTGGTGTCGTACCAGACCGCGTGGCTGAAGGCCCACTACCCGGCGCCGTTCATGGCGGCGGTGCTGTCGGCGGACATGCACAACACCGACAAGGTCGTGACCTTGATCGAGGAAGTGCGCACGATGAAGCTGCGCCTCGACGCGCCGGACGTGAACACCTCGGAGTTCAAGTTCACGGTGAACGACGACGGCCGCATCGTGTACGGGCTCGGCGCGATCAAAGGCGTCGGCGAGGGCCCGGTGGAGGCGATCACCGAAGCGCGTCAGGACGGCCCGTTCAAGGATCTGTTCGACTTCTGCGCCCGCGTCGACCTCAAGCGCATCAACAAGCGCACCCTGGACGGCCTGATCCGCAGCGGCGCGCTGGATCGCCTGGGGCCGTACTTCCACGACGAGCAGAAGGCCTACCAGGCCAACATCGACCGCAACCGCGCGGTGCTGCTGGCGTCGATGGAAGAAGCGATCAAGGCTGCCGAACAGACCGCGCGCACCCACGACAGCGGCCACGCCGACCTGTTCGGCGGACTGTTCGTCGAAGAGGACGCGGACGTCTACGCCAGCCACCGCAAGGCCCGGGAACTGACCCTCAAGGAACGCCTCAAGGGCGAGAAGGACACCCTGGGCCTGTACCTCACCGGCCACCCGATCGACGAATACGAAAGCGAGATCCGCCGCTTCGCCCGTCAGCGCATCATCGACCTGAAGCCTGCGCGGGATACCCAGACCATCGCCGGCATGATCATTGCCCTGCGGGTGATGAAGAACAAGAAGGGCGACAAGATGGGCTTCATCACCCTCGACGACCGCTCCGGGCGGATCGAGGCCTCGCTGTTCGCCGACGCGTTCCACTCGGCGCAGTCGCTGCTGCAGACCGACGCGATGGTGGTGGTCGAAGGCGAGGTCAGCAACGATGACTTCTCCGGCGGCCTGCGCCTGCGGGTCAAGCGCGTGATGAGCATGGAGGAGGCGCGCACCAGCCTGGCCGAGAGCCTGCGCCTGAAGCTGCAGACCCAGGATCTGAAGGGCGATCAGCTACGCTGGTTGGGCGAGTTGCTCAAGCGCCACCGCGGGGCCTGTCCGATCACCATGGAATACACCAGCCCCGATGCGAAGACCTTGCTGCAGTTCGGCGAAAGCTGGCGGATCGATCCGGCGGACGCCCTGATTCAAGCCCTGCGTGACCAGTTCGGACGAGACAACGTCTTCCTCCAATACCGTTGA
- the lpxB gene encoding lipid-A-disaccharide synthase: protein MANLRIALVAGEASGDILGAGLMRALKARHPAAEFIGVGGPLMQAEGLTSDFPMERLSVMGLVEVLGRLRELLKRRKQLIETLIERKPDVFIGIDAPDFNLNIELKLRQAGIKTVHYVSPSVWAWRQKRVLKIREGCDLMLTLFPFEAKFYEEKGVPVRFVGHSLADAIPLQADRAAARAELGLPDGPLVALMPGSRGGEVGRLGALFLDTAQRLRALRPGVRFVLPCASPERRVQIEALLAGRDLSVTLLDGKSHLALAACDAVLIASGTATLEALLYKRPMVVAYRLAPLTFWILKRMVKSPYVSLPNLLAQRLLVPELLQDDATVEALAQTLSPLIDGGEEQTRGFDEIHRTLRLDASNQAADAVLNLIGQSR from the coding sequence ATGGCCAATCTGCGTATTGCGCTGGTGGCGGGCGAGGCTTCCGGCGACATTCTGGGCGCCGGCCTGATGCGTGCCCTCAAGGCCCGGCATCCGGCGGCGGAATTCATCGGCGTCGGCGGGCCGCTGATGCAGGCCGAAGGGCTGACCTCCGATTTCCCCATGGAGCGTCTGTCGGTCATGGGGCTGGTGGAGGTGCTCGGCCGGCTGCGCGAGCTGCTCAAGCGGCGCAAGCAACTGATCGAGACCCTGATCGAGCGTAAGCCGGACGTGTTCATCGGCATCGATGCCCCGGACTTCAACCTCAACATCGAGCTCAAGCTGCGTCAGGCCGGGATCAAGACCGTGCACTACGTCAGCCCGTCGGTGTGGGCATGGCGGCAGAAGCGCGTGCTGAAGATCCGCGAAGGCTGCGACCTGATGCTCACGCTGTTCCCGTTCGAAGCGAAATTCTACGAAGAGAAGGGCGTGCCGGTGCGGTTCGTCGGCCACTCGCTGGCTGACGCCATTCCGCTGCAGGCCGACCGTGCAGCGGCGCGGGCCGAGCTGGGCTTGCCGGACGGGCCGCTGGTCGCCCTGATGCCGGGCAGCCGCGGCGGTGAGGTCGGTCGCCTCGGCGCGCTGTTCCTCGACACCGCCCAGCGCCTGCGGGCCTTGCGCCCCGGCGTGCGTTTCGTGCTGCCCTGCGCCAGCCCCGAGCGGCGGGTGCAGATCGAAGCGCTGCTGGCCGGTCGCGACCTGTCGGTGACCCTGCTCGACGGCAAGTCCCATCTGGCTCTCGCCGCCTGCGACGCGGTGCTGATCGCTTCCGGCACGGCGACGCTGGAGGCGCTGCTGTACAAGCGGCCGATGGTGGTGGCCTACCGGTTGGCGCCGCTGACGTTCTGGATCCTCAAGCGCATGGTCAAGAGCCCGTACGTGTCCCTGCCGAACCTGCTGGCCCAGCGCCTTCTGGTGCCTGAGTTGCTGCAGGATGACGCGACGGTCGAGGCCTTGGCCCAGACGCTGTCGCCGCTGATCGACGGCGGCGAGGAGCAGACCCGCGGCTTCGACGAGATCCACCGCACCCTGCGTCTGGACGCCTCCAACCAGGCCGCCGACGCGGTGCTTAACCTGATCGGTCAATCACGATGA
- a CDS encoding OmpH family outer membrane protein, producing the protein MRKLTQLVLLASVLVAGPAFADMKIAVLNYQMALLESDAAKKYAVDAEKKFGPQLTKLKTLESSAKGIQDRLMAGGDKMQQGERERLELEFKQKARDFQFQSKELNEAKAVADREMLKQLKPKLDSAVEEVIKKGGFDLVFERGAVIDVKPQYDITRQVIERMNQLK; encoded by the coding sequence GTGCGTAAGTTGACTCAATTGGTTCTCCTGGCCTCCGTACTGGTGGCAGGCCCGGCATTTGCCGACATGAAGATCGCCGTCCTGAACTATCAGATGGCCTTGCTGGAATCCGATGCGGCCAAGAAGTACGCCGTGGACGCCGAGAAGAAGTTCGGCCCGCAGCTGACCAAGCTCAAGACCCTGGAAAGCAGCGCCAAGGGGATTCAGGATCGCCTGATGGCCGGCGGCGACAAGATGCAGCAAGGCGAGCGTGAGCGTCTGGAGCTGGAATTCAAGCAAAAGGCCCGTGACTTCCAGTTCCAGTCCAAGGAGCTGAACGAAGCCAAGGCCGTCGCCGACCGCGAAATGCTCAAGCAGCTGAAGCCGAAGCTGGACAGCGCCGTGGAAGAAGTCATCAAGAAAGGTGGTTTTGACCTGGTGTTCGAGCGTGGCGCGGTCATCGACGTCAAACCTCAGTACGACATCACGCGCCAGGTCATCGAGCGCATGAACCAGCTGAAGTAA
- the lpxD gene encoding UDP-3-O-(3-hydroxymyristoyl)glucosamine N-acyltransferase, producing the protein MTVTIKLGQLAEFLGATLRGDPEKQITGLATLQEAGPAQLSFLANPQYRKYLAGSQAAALLLKAADAEAFAGDALVVPDPYLAYARLSHLFDPKPKAAAGIHPTAVIAADAVVDPSASVGPFVVIESGARIGAGVTLGAHCVVGARSEIGEGGWLAPRVTLYHDVRIGKRVVIQSGAVLGGEGFGFANEKGVWQKIAQIGGVTVGDDVEIGVNTAIDRGALADTVIGNGVKLDNQIQIAHNVQVGDHTAMAACVGISGSTKIGKHCMLAGGVGLVGHIDICDNVFLTGMTMVTHSITEPGAYSSGTAMQPAAEWRKSAARIRQLDDLARRLKQLEKRVGEVTPDGNASSDG; encoded by the coding sequence ATGACCGTGACCATCAAGCTCGGCCAGTTGGCCGAGTTCCTCGGCGCCACCCTGCGTGGCGACCCCGAGAAGCAAATCACTGGGCTGGCCACCTTGCAGGAGGCCGGCCCAGCTCAATTGAGCTTCCTGGCCAATCCCCAATACCGCAAGTACCTCGCCGGCTCGCAGGCCGCAGCGCTGCTGCTCAAGGCAGCGGACGCCGAAGCGTTCGCCGGCGATGCGCTGGTGGTGCCGGATCCGTACCTGGCCTATGCCCGCTTGTCCCACCTGTTCGACCCGAAACCGAAAGCGGCCGCCGGCATCCATCCGACGGCCGTGATCGCGGCGGACGCGGTGGTCGATCCGAGCGCCAGCGTCGGGCCCTTCGTGGTCATCGAATCGGGTGCCCGGATCGGTGCCGGCGTGACCCTCGGCGCGCATTGCGTGGTCGGCGCGCGCAGCGAGATCGGTGAAGGCGGCTGGCTGGCCCCGCGCGTGACGCTGTACCACGACGTGCGCATCGGCAAGCGGGTCGTCATCCAGTCCGGTGCGGTGCTCGGCGGCGAGGGCTTCGGCTTCGCCAACGAGAAAGGCGTCTGGCAGAAGATCGCCCAGATCGGCGGCGTCACCGTCGGCGACGATGTGGAGATCGGCGTGAACACCGCCATCGACCGCGGCGCCCTGGCCGATACCGTGATCGGCAACGGCGTCAAGCTCGACAACCAGATCCAGATCGCCCACAACGTCCAGGTCGGCGACCACACCGCCATGGCGGCCTGCGTGGGCATCTCCGGCAGCACCAAGATCGGCAAGCATTGCATGCTGGCCGGCGGCGTCGGCCTGGTCGGGCACATCGACATCTGCGACAACGTTTTCCTGACCGGCATGACCATGGTCACCCACTCGATCACCGAGCCGGGTGCCTATTCGTCCGGCACAGCCATGCAACCGGCGGCCGAATGGCGCAAGAGCGCGGCCCGCATCCGTCAGCTCGATGACCTCGCGCGACGTTTGAAACAGCTGGAAAAGCGCGTGGGGGAAGTGACCCCCGACGGTAATGCTTCATCAGATGGCTGA
- the rnhB gene encoding ribonuclease HII: MQMGLDFTLVAEVEELVAGVDEVGRGPLCGAVVTAAVILDPNRPILGLNDSKKLTEAKREKLFDEIKEKALSWCIARAEVEEIDELNILHATMLAMQRAVAGLHIQPKLAMIDGNRCPKLPMRAEAVVKGDSKVPAIAAASILAKVSRDREMAAFELTYPGYGIGGHKGYPTPVHLEALVRLGPTPIHRRSFAPVRQAYEALEGLAPV, encoded by the coding sequence ATGCAGATGGGCCTGGACTTCACCCTGGTCGCCGAAGTCGAAGAACTGGTGGCCGGTGTCGACGAGGTCGGCCGCGGCCCGTTGTGCGGCGCGGTGGTGACGGCGGCGGTGATCCTCGACCCGAACCGGCCGATCCTGGGCCTGAACGACTCGAAGAAGCTCACCGAAGCCAAGCGCGAGAAGCTGTTCGACGAAATCAAGGAAAAGGCCCTGAGCTGGTGCATCGCCCGGGCCGAGGTCGAAGAGATCGACGAACTGAACATCCTGCACGCCACCATGCTGGCCATGCAGCGGGCCGTTGCCGGCCTGCATATTCAGCCGAAACTGGCGATGATCGACGGCAACCGTTGCCCGAAACTGCCGATGCGCGCCGAAGCGGTGGTCAAGGGCGACAGCAAGGTGCCGGCCATCGCGGCGGCCTCGATCCTGGCCAAGGTCAGCCGTGACCGCGAGATGGCGGCGTTCGAGCTGACCTACCCGGGCTACGGCATCGGCGGGCACAAGGGCTATCCGACGCCCGTTCATCTGGAAGCGTTGGTGCGCCTGGGGCCGACGCCGATCCACCGGCGTTCGTTCGCGCCGGTGCGTCAGGCCTACGAGGCGCTGGAAGGCCTGGCGCCGGTTTAG
- the fabZ gene encoding 3-hydroxyacyl-ACP dehydratase FabZ, which translates to MMDINEIREYLPHRYPFLLVDRVVDLDTEGKRIRAYKNVSINEPFFNGHFPAHPIMPGVLIIEAMAQAAGILGFKMLDVKPADGTLYYFVGSDKLRFRQPVLPGDQLILEAKFISCKRQIWKFDCQASVDGKPVCSAEIICAERKL; encoded by the coding sequence ATGATGGACATCAACGAGATTCGCGAATACCTGCCTCACCGTTACCCGTTCCTGCTGGTGGACCGGGTGGTGGATCTGGACACTGAAGGCAAGCGCATTCGCGCCTACAAGAATGTCAGCATCAACGAGCCGTTCTTCAATGGCCACTTCCCGGCGCATCCGATCATGCCGGGCGTGCTGATCATCGAAGCGATGGCCCAGGCTGCCGGGATCCTCGGTTTCAAAATGCTGGACGTCAAACCGGCCGACGGCACCCTCTACTACTTCGTCGGTTCCGACAAGTTGCGCTTCCGTCAGCCTGTGCTGCCGGGCGATCAGCTGATCCTCGAAGCCAAGTTCATCAGCTGCAAGCGCCAGATCTGGAAGTTCGACTGCCAGGCCTCGGTCGACGGCAAGCCGGTCTGCTCGGCGGAAATCATCTGCGCGGAACGCAAGCTATGA
- a CDS encoding acetyl-CoA carboxylase carboxyltransferase subunit alpha, whose amino-acid sequence MNPNFLDFEQPIADLQAKIEELRLVGNDNSLNIGDEISRLQDKSKTLTEDIFGKLTSWQIARLARHPRRPYTLDYIDHIFTEFDELHGDRHFSDDAAIVGGVARLDDQPVMVIGHQKGREVREKVRRNFGMPRPEGYRKACRLMEMAERFKMPILTFIDTPGAYPGIDAEERNQSEAIAWNLRVMARLKTPIIATVIGEGGSGGALAIGVCDQLNMLQYSTYSVISPEGCASILWKTAEKAPDAAEAMGITAERLKGLGIVDKVINEPLGGAHRDFAAASASIRAELVSQLAMLKKFDNDALLARRYERLMSYGL is encoded by the coding sequence ATGAACCCGAATTTTCTAGATTTCGAACAGCCGATCGCCGACCTGCAAGCCAAGATCGAAGAGTTGCGCTTGGTCGGTAACGACAATTCGCTGAATATCGGCGATGAGATCTCCCGCCTGCAGGACAAGAGCAAGACGCTGACCGAAGACATCTTCGGCAAGCTGACCAGCTGGCAGATCGCACGTCTGGCGCGTCACCCGCGCCGCCCGTACACCCTCGACTACATCGACCACATCTTCACCGAGTTCGACGAACTGCACGGTGACCGTCACTTCTCCGACGACGCGGCCATCGTGGGCGGCGTGGCACGTCTGGACGACCAGCCGGTGATGGTGATCGGTCACCAGAAGGGGCGCGAAGTGCGCGAGAAAGTGCGCCGCAACTTCGGCATGCCGCGTCCGGAAGGCTACCGCAAGGCCTGCCGCCTGATGGAAATGGCCGAACGCTTCAAGATGCCGATCCTGACCTTCATCGACACCCCGGGCGCCTACCCGGGCATCGACGCCGAAGAGCGCAACCAGAGCGAAGCGATCGCCTGGAACCTGCGCGTCATGGCGCGCCTGAAGACCCCGATCATCGCCACCGTGATCGGTGAGGGCGGTTCCGGCGGCGCACTGGCCATCGGCGTGTGCGACCAGCTGAACATGCTGCAGTACTCGACCTACTCGGTGATTTCGCCGGAAGGCTGCGCATCGATCCTGTGGAAAACCGCCGAGAAGGCGCCGGACGCCGCCGAAGCCATGGGCATCACCGCCGAGCGCCTGAAGGGCCTGGGCATCGTCGACAAGGTGATCAACGAGCCGCTGGGCGGCGCCCACCGCGATTTCGCCGCCGCCTCCGCCTCGATCCGCGCCGAGCTGGTCTCGCAACTGGCGATGCTGAAGAAGTTCGACAACGACGCGCTGCTGGCCCGCCGTTACGAGCGTCTGATGAGCTACGGTCTCTGA
- the lpxA gene encoding acyl-ACP--UDP-N-acetylglucosamine O-acyltransferase: protein MSLIDPRAIIDPTAVLAEGVEVGPWSIVGAGVEIGEGTVIGPHVVLKGPTRIGKHNRIYQFSSVGEDTPDLKYKGEETRLVIGDHNVIREGVTIHRGTVQDRSETTLGDHNLIMAYAHIGHDSVIGNHCILVNNTALAGHVHVDDWAILSGFTLVHQYCHIGAHSFSGMGTAIGKDVPAFVTVFGNPAEARSMNFEGMRRRGFSEDAIHALRRAYKTVYRQGLTVEQALAELAEPATQFPEVALFRDSIQSSNRGITR, encoded by the coding sequence ATGAGTTTGATCGACCCTCGCGCAATCATCGACCCGACAGCCGTCCTGGCTGAAGGGGTCGAGGTCGGCCCGTGGTCGATCGTCGGCGCAGGTGTGGAAATCGGCGAGGGTACGGTGATCGGGCCTCATGTGGTCCTCAAGGGCCCGACCCGCATCGGCAAGCACAACCGGATCTACCAGTTTTCCTCGGTCGGCGAGGACACGCCGGACCTCAAGTACAAGGGCGAAGAGACCCGCCTCGTGATCGGTGACCACAACGTCATCCGTGAAGGCGTGACGATTCACCGCGGCACGGTGCAGGACCGCTCGGAAACCACGCTGGGCGACCACAACCTGATCATGGCCTATGCCCACATCGGCCATGACAGCGTGATCGGCAACCACTGCATCCTGGTCAACAACACCGCGCTGGCCGGCCATGTGCACGTCGACGACTGGGCGATCCTGTCCGGTTTCACGCTGGTGCACCAGTATTGCCACATCGGCGCGCACAGCTTCTCCGGCATGGGCACCGCGATCGGCAAGGACGTCCCGGCGTTCGTCACCGTGTTCGGCAACCCGGCCGAAGCGCGCAGCATGAACTTCGAAGGCATGCGTCGCCGCGGCTTCAGCGAGGACGCCATCCACGCCCTGCGCCGCGCCTACAAAACGGTGTACCGCCAGGGGCTGACCGTCGAGCAGGCGCTGGCCGAACTGGCCGAACCTGCGACCCAGTTCCCTGAAGTCGCCCTGTTCCGCGACTCCATCCAGTCTTCGAACCGCGGCATCACCCGCTGA